CACCACAAAGGCAAGGAACGATCTGGAGTCACTGTAGTCAAGCCAGCAAAATTTCTTGCTTATAAATTTTCCACTGGGTTCCGTTGAAGCCACGGTGACAATGGTTATAAGGAGTGGACATCCATAACCCAGGAGTAAAGCTATGATCTTCATGGTTCTCTTACTCCTTCTTAGGCTATGCATGTAGAAGACAGTGACATATAAAACAAAGAGTCCTGTGGTCAGCATCCAGAAAAACAAAGACAAGTAGAAGAAGAAGCTAAAGAAGGCAGCGGCTTTGCAGGCAGCTGATCTTGTATTCTGCTCTAGTGTCGCTCCAATGATAAGCCAGATATCAGCTACCAGAAGCGTAACTGCAATATTTACCAGGCAGACGTGACGTATGTAGGAGGTGTTGTTTTTGATACCTGAGGCCAACACTAAGGCCTCGATGAGCAGAGTAATCACCAAACATGCGAGAGATATTCCGACTCCAATGTAAGTAATAATTGCTAAAAACTGATCTGTAATTGATGATCCCATAAGAACTGAGAAAGATGTCAAGTGGTTACATGAGCATAATATCACATTGTCTATTCTAATGGGGATGCAACCTCTGCTATTCCAAATTTTCTGATCCAAGTCATACCAGACGCAGTCTGGTTTCTCTAGTGATGTTTTACTCTCAGTAAAgttcatatttattttaaatatactgcTATCAATGTTATCACTGGAGTTCTTACCAATGATTGTTGACATAACCAACCCGTTGACCACCCCCTGTGTGGTTTTTGGCAAAATATTCTTCATCGTACTATAAGCAATGGTAACTATTTTGGTAGAGTTGCCCGTTAATGCGCCCCCCTCGATAAACACATTTCCAGTTAAATTTTGCAAGGAGAAATTCTTATTGTAGCTATCATCTTTGCTCACAACTTTTCCATAAAGCTGAATATTGTTGAGGGAATCATTTTTAAAATCGATTGTGCCATTGAAGTTCAGATTTTCTGCAAATTTCTCAACAGAATTCAGAATAGTTACACTTTCGTTAGCATTACTGCTCCAAGCGCTGGATTTGGTGACCACGACATCAACTGTTTTTATAAAGTTCTAGGAGAAGAAAAGTTTGGTGTAATTATTTTGTTAAGACTAGTTAACCATAAAAGCTTCAAATTACTAAAAAAGATTTAATAAGTTACATTCATATAAAAACATTGTCAATTAAACTGTGAGATACGTGAATGTTTATCTAAAATAGAAAGGAGGATATGTAGTTTGTTTGAGGAGATGTagcataaatatatatttattcctATGGTTGTACCTTCACAAAGCCCTCAGTTCTCCAGTGGAAGCAAATTGAGCTTTGTAATTTATTGAACAACCCAATTGCAAACATACAGTATCTTCAAAAAGTTATATACTCAATAGACTGTTTTAAGTACAGTTAAAGAGGTTctaaaccttcctgttttttcaccttaatgcatcctatgcattaaggcgaaaaaacatctgatagttgccggccccccagcccctccgtttacttacctgagccctcaaaaaTCCAGCGTCGAGAACGCGCTTGATCTCagcccggtcttctcggctcttcattggatagattgatagcagcgtagccattggctcccgctgctgtcaatcaaatccaatgacacaggcaccagggggcagggccgagtccggcattcgtgtctatggactcTATTCGTGTCTATGGTGCTCTcaggcaaggtaacccccttgagaAAGCGCTTCccatagggggttatctgatgcggggaggagccgagacagcccctgaaggaccccagaagacgaggtttcggggccactctgtacaaaacgagctgcacagtggaggtaagtatgacatgtttgttatttaaaaaaataaataaataaacctttacaatcactttaactgtaATTCTTCTTGTATTTCAGCAGAAAGAAAAACTGCAGGTGCAGCGCAGAATGACGGTTACCAAAATagcaagtagacatgtgcacactgaaatatttagtttcggaatttcgtttttgtccaaaaaatgtatcaatttagttaatttgtttttatctatttagtttttcgttagaaattgcattcgtccgaaaatctgaatgaattaaggttgattCTGTCATTGAagtcttatggtgtctgtcgaatgttcaaagaagattcaacggagcagcaaaactgtacgacgctgcaaatcGTACATTTCCCgtcgaatgttctgcctacaagctagctatagtagaattctaatgttgtatgactagaaataattatatttattaattattattactagtcaaccaacattagaatttttctatagcctatgggccgagcatttgaccggaaatgtacgattgcagcttcgtacagtttagctgctccgtcgaatcttcttagaacttttaacagacaccataagccttcaatgacagattcgacgtttgtatgttttttgatgctttgtcgaatcttcgtcgttcatgttgaattgtcaagttagttctagctattttactgctcctcctctttggttacaatcagccaataacattcatcatcatcattatttttattttacttcccccacccaattccagcagtaatcttttctctctataatgttgaatcttttctctctataatgtcaaatcttttctctccatgtagaataatcttggcctaatagagttaaggttaggcacattcgaccacaggtttgatGGACACAGATTGTTACtgtattgtcagcgtcatgtcggatctttcagttttcgtattctgcgcattcgttttcgtttgttaaaacgaaaatacctaaaaaacgaaaatgcattctgactaaaacaaatgcacatgtctaatagcaagcaattgtgctacaagcatgaaaatgacttgctaagctattgctagacttgccaagcttcacaagtttgttgcacaattgcaacaAGTTTGCATTGCAttactctagatcaggggtctctaaaacatttcaaacaaagggccagtttattgttcagCCTTTAGgaaggccggattgtggccagccccggcccagcattggtgagaataaatatggcctcatagtTTTCGATCAGTAGGATAacgagtagtgcccctattagtaggagtaattgtatctcattattggtatcagtggaagaaaaagtgcccccttgttggagtcactggtaagaatagtgcctcatatcagtggaaggaataaagccctgagggccggataaaggctagcaaagggccgcatctggcccttgggccgcagtttggagacccctgctctagatccactttctttgcaaacattctgcaagtctgctgcaagttctggttcagttatgttgtacaATCGTCATCCCACCACAAggatcactgtggctgaattctcaggctgtagacttgcagagctcaccgctgcaactttgctcttgacagagacttgccatgcaaatttgctacaaattggaaaactgtcaactagaacttgtgcttcaagtgctctgcaagtgtacaacttgccagtgaaaatgtgcagcaagttcacAGACTCACAATTCAACATGGCCATAAAATGTGttacaagttatccttgctatctggataAGAGGTTGCTGTTCACAGGATATTTAGCTGCAGCTCTGCTTGCTTAACTGCTCTATCCACCGTATATAAAAAGAAAGGCTTTGACTAAGCCAGTGGGAGGACAAAACGCATCAGATGGGTGAAGCTTGGGAGGAGACAAGCTAAAGCCGTTCTTCTACATATGGTGATCAGGCTGGCAATTGGTGCAGTGCTTCCCATTCTCTTTGATAATGAGTTTCTTTTATATTTGGCTGATAGACAGGCATACCTGCATCATGACAGGCTCCACTGTTACGTTTGCTTTCGAAACTTCAGATATGATCTTCACCATGTACTGTAAAGTTTTGGAGGAGTCCGCAATGTTTTGTTTCTCACTGGTGGCTGTGGCAGTGATATTTTCAAGCAATACCGGCAAAGCTTGCTGCACCTCTGGACCGTCTATTACGTTCTATGTTAAAGTGATGGACAGAGGAAAGAAAAAGTTGCTCAATTAGTTATCTTATACACTTCTTTTTGTGCTATCTTTTTTTCACATACTCTACACTTCAATAGATTCCAAGTTAAAGTGGAAATTAGTATTAGAATTTCTTCCAGGTTTTGACTGATGATAACCAGTTAATAGCCAACTCTTAACCAGTTCCGCTGTATACTACGACCAgagaaatttttacatttttagccATTAGTTACGGTAAAGAAGTAATAAATATTGTATATAAAaggggaggagaaggaaaacGTGGAGGGAAAGGGATAGGACGTGtgtaaaattaaataacaaaGTAGCCTTGGGACTATAAGTGAGACAGTGGTTAGTAAGCTAAGCCATAGTCTCTAGCCCTATTACTTGTAGGAAGAAGGGGAGCATCAGTGgggaaaggaaaaaggggggaaggaagggagaaaTAGGGAAAGGCGGGGAAATAGGAATAGGaaataataaatattgttttcTCAGCACAAACAGCCTTAACCTTAACCTGGGCAATACAGTcttgaaaaattattttatttttccatgtgATCAATGGAAAAGTTCtaacaaaacaataaatgtgCTTTTTTCAAATGTGACCAAAATTAGTTCAAAAACAAGCTTTCTTTTAGATACAAAACATACTAATGTATAGTGACACTTGAATTTTGTTTCTATTTACAAAGCAACGAAATTACAtatgaaatgaaaatgaaaatagatTTATAGCAccaatcaatggcccagattctcaaagggcttacgacggcgcaactccatgtacgccgtcgtaagtcctaatctgggccgtcgtatctatgcgactgattcttagaatcagttacgcatagataaccattagatccgacaggcgtaaggctcttacgctgtcgtattttaaatgcaattttttttttggccgctaggtgtcgcctccgtcgttttccccgtcgagtatgcaaattagctagatacgcaaattcccaaacgtacgcgcggctgacgcagtaaagttacgacgtttacgttaggcttgtcccggcgtaaagttgcccctggtatatgaggcacaatcaatgttaagtatggccgtcgttcccgtgtcaaaatttataaatttacgttgtttgcgtaagttgtccgtgaatggggctggacgccatttacgttcacgtcgaaaccaattacgtccttgcgacttcatttggagcaatgcaccctgggatattttatggacggcgcatgcgccgtacgttcggcgtgggaacgcgctttatttaaatgctacacaccccctacccgcctaatttgaattaggcgggcttgctccaagtgatttacgctacgctgccgcaactttacacgcaagtgctttgtgaataaagcacttgcatgaaaaacttgcggcggcgtaacgtaaatgacatacagtACGCTGCCGCAGAGAATCTGGGCTAATGTGTCTCACAGATCCATTATAGTGTATCAAAGGTATTCTTTGATATTCTGGTACAATCATTTTTTAATCGAAGAACAAAGACATAACAAAGTACAAGCTTCGCAAGTAAAAAGTATTATTTGATATTCAAAAGTAGCTGTCAAGTTTATTTCAAAACTTTTGAAAGTATTTTATTTTAGTGCAAATTTCTCCAACATTTGGTGTTGTACAAGTGTTGTAATCCATGTATAAAAACTGAAGTatgtgtaatgccacgtacacacgaccgtttttaatgtcattgaaaaaaaacaaagtttttctcgacgtgattcttgtcaagcttgccttgcatacacacgatcgtgaaaaaaaaaatgagcaaagcgcggtgacgtacaacacatacaacggcactataaaagggaagttccattcagatggcaccaccctttgggctgcttttgctaattttgtgttagtaaaagtttggtgagagacgattcgcgcttttcagtctttgtgcttttcagtctgttacagcgtgacgaatgtgctatctccattacaaatgttagttttaccagaacgaatgctcccgtctcataacttgcttctgagcatgtgtgtttttttcctgacgttaaagcctacacacaatcgtttttcacgacgtgaaaaacgacgagtgTTCTAAatatttaatgcccatttttcacgacgagaaaaatgctctggagcctacacacaatcgtttttaatgaccaatttaaaaaaaatgcatttttctcgtcatgaaaaacggtcgtgtgtatgcggcataagtctctACTCTACTAAAATAAATGCTCTTTATTGCAAGAGGCTGTTTACATTAACAAGAAAGTGTGCAGTTTGCAGCCCAGAGTGCagtgatttatttttacattacagACTTCTTT
The sequence above is drawn from the Rana temporaria chromosome 4, aRanTem1.1, whole genome shotgun sequence genome and encodes:
- the LOC120935620 gene encoding adhesion G protein-coupled receptor F5-like; the protein is MSIILLRFTLPATDKNRAFQVLTLSLNFRSTYFCIVYQRSLSTSASVTVDIEPLPRKEVISVYTLTPVITSCDSNSDCYFTNITVDCHTTQLTTVNCVVSNNLGHSVTSDNMTVRYVQEKLGNCKADTSQGLPISPSGSTYNVPCVRINPAMLGTIDYKCEDGNWSPPVNGCYSAVILQQLVNVQNVIDGPEVQQALPVLLENITATATSEKQNIADSSKTLQYMVKIISEVSKANVTVEPVMMQNFIKTVDVVVTKSSAWSSNANESVTILNSVEKFAENLNFNGTIDFKNDSLNNIQLYGKVVSKDDSYNKNFSLQNLTGNVFIEGGALTGNSTKIVTIAYSTMKNILPKTTQGVVNGLVMSTIIGKNSSDNIDSSIFKINMNFTESKTSLEKPDCVWYDLDQKIWNSRGCIPIRIDNVILCSCNHLTSFSVLMGSSITDQFLAIITYIGVGISLACLVITLLIEALVLASGIKNNTSYIRHVCLVNIAVTLLVADIWLIIGATLEQNTRSAACKAAAFFSFFFYLSLFFWMLTTGLFVLYVTVFYMHSLRRSKRTMKIIALLLGYGCPLLITIVTVASTEPSGKFISKKFCWLDYSDSRSFLAFVVPALTIVFVDILIPVLVIFIENRPTVGEQSGKEDRKILILIVKTIAILTPLLGTTWGFGLGVVINPDNRVVNGIFATLNSCQGLFILISTVMMDNKMQKAVRTSITSSYLRTFTSKGQTSSTYSSGTSKPKKRKYPVKKNYYGKIAV